Proteins encoded by one window of Candidatus Bathyarchaeota archaeon:
- the eif1A gene encoding translation initiation factor eIF-1A: MGKRKIITEEDFGNMVLPATSDVLGIAIQMLGNDRIRVKCQDGHTRLCRIRGKMKRRFWIRQGDIVLVSPWDFQFDKRGDIFWRYRRNQAEWLRKKGYLTIQR, from the coding sequence ATGGGAAAAAGAAAAATTATCACCGAAGAGGATTTCGGAAATATGGTACTCCCAGCCACAAGCGATGTGTTAGGAATAGCCATTCAAATGCTAGGTAACGACCGAATTAGAGTGAAGTGCCAAGACGGTCACACAAGACTTTGCAGAATCCGAGGTAAGATGAAGAGACGATTCTGGATTAGACAAGGTGACATCGTCTTGGTTTCCCCTTGGGACTTTCAGTTTGACAAACGAGGCGACATCTTCTGGAGATACAGAAGAAATCAGGCTGAATGGTTAAGAAAGAAAGGTTACCTTACCATTCAAAGGTGA
- a CDS encoding MFS transporter encodes MPKTLKFVTVAFLVSAFEEPMFRMFTALYVFDVIGVSEMQWGIVNTASIAATLVLGFPLGKVVDKIGRKKSILLAYTLFIPSTILFISARNFPLLLTVNLLFAMGGCLIMPAYNALLADLIPKEKRGRIMGTIVTLNILATVPASALGGILYGVAPTYPFILAMILGATVSLLILFTVKEPKTKEE; translated from the coding sequence ATGCCAAAGACCCTTAAGTTCGTAACAGTGGCGTTCCTGGTGAGCGCTTTTGAAGAACCTATGTTTCGAATGTTCACAGCCCTCTACGTATTTGACGTAATCGGAGTAAGCGAGATGCAATGGGGCATCGTAAACACTGCTTCAATTGCAGCAACACTCGTTCTAGGGTTCCCTCTCGGCAAAGTTGTTGACAAGATTGGACGGAAGAAATCCATACTCCTCGCCTACACTCTCTTCATCCCATCAACCATACTCTTCATATCTGCAAGGAATTTCCCTCTACTACTCACGGTAAATCTACTGTTCGCCATGGGAGGATGCCTAATAATGCCAGCTTACAACGCGTTGCTAGCCGACCTGATCCCTAAAGAGAAGAGAGGCAGAATTATGGGAACAATCGTAACCTTGAACATCCTAGCAACAGTTCCCGCATCGGCTCTAGGCGGGATCCTCTACGGCGTAGCCCCCACATATCCATTCATCTTAGCCATGATCCTAGGGGCCACTGTAAGCCTGCTAATACTATTCACAGTTAAAGAGCCCAAGACGAAGGAAGAGTAG
- the nadA gene encoding quinolinate synthase NadA: MQNLNYSLEERIRNLKKERNAVILVHNYQPQEVQEIADHLGDSLELSQKAACSDAELILFCGVHFMAETASILCPTKTVLTPDVNARCPMANMVTAERLKALKEKHPNATVVCYVNTTAEVKAESDICCTSSNAEKIVQSVEGSEVIFVPDKYLANYVSTKTKKKIIPWNGFCPTHIKILPKHITTQRKLHTEAEVMVHPECTPPVIALADKVLSTGGMCKYARQSKTREIIVGTEIGILHRLRKENPTKKFYAGSEFAVCPNMKLITLEKILWSLEDMKYEVEVPENIRIRAKQAVTRMLEVS; encoded by the coding sequence TTGCAGAATCTTAACTATTCGTTGGAAGAGAGGATTCGTAACCTGAAAAAAGAAAGGAATGCGGTTATCCTAGTCCACAACTACCAGCCACAAGAAGTGCAGGAAATCGCAGACCATCTTGGGGACTCTTTAGAGCTGAGTCAGAAGGCTGCTTGTAGCGATGCAGAGCTGATTCTGTTTTGTGGAGTACATTTCATGGCTGAAACTGCATCAATACTGTGCCCAACCAAAACAGTGTTAACCCCAGATGTCAACGCGCGATGCCCAATGGCAAACATGGTAACAGCTGAAAGGTTGAAAGCTCTCAAGGAAAAGCACCCAAACGCTACAGTAGTCTGTTATGTTAACACAACAGCAGAAGTTAAAGCAGAAAGCGATATCTGCTGCACCTCCTCTAATGCAGAGAAAATTGTACAATCTGTAGAAGGATCTGAAGTCATCTTTGTGCCTGACAAGTATCTTGCTAATTATGTATCGACCAAAACCAAAAAGAAGATCATCCCATGGAACGGGTTTTGTCCCACTCACATCAAGATCTTACCAAAGCACATTACGACACAAAGAAAGTTACACACAGAAGCAGAGGTTATGGTCCATCCGGAATGCACACCGCCAGTAATTGCGCTGGCAGATAAAGTACTCTCGACTGGTGGAATGTGCAAATATGCCAGGCAATCAAAAACCAGAGAAATAATTGTAGGCACTGAAATCGGAATCTTGCACAGGTTACGAAAGGAAAATCCAACTAAGAAGTTCTATGCAGGCTCAGAGTTTGCTGTGTGCCCAAATATGAAATTAATCACTCTTGAAAAGATATTGTGGTCACTAGAGGATATGAAATACGAAGTCGAAGTTCCTGAGAACATTCGCATTAGAGCCAAGCAAGCAGTAACCAGGATGTTAGAGGTTTCATAA
- a CDS encoding DEAD/DEAH box helicase produces MSSEVMKGIEELEFDNLFPIQAQAIIPLLKGKDVIGQAQTGTGKTAAFGIPMVECLNPRLNSVQGLVLEPTRELAVQVAEHVGRFGKYAAFKVLPIYGGASIQRQISALEKGVHIVVGTPGRVIDHLKRGTLNLASVKIVVLDEADRMLDMGFIDDVEYILSKVPAQRQTSLFSATIDQSVMRLCNRYMKNPEKILVSKDEIALTQIDQYYMVVNPANKFGILLDILDTNHIERAIIFCRTRNFTTMLSDRLTERGYDAKPLHAGFTQRQREFVINLFRKGKLKLLIATDVAARGLDIHGITHIINYDVPVDALVYFHRIGRTARMGLEGTAITLVSYGELTQFNSIKALTKTAIKESETPTQLL; encoded by the coding sequence TTGAGTTCAGAAGTGATGAAGGGGATTGAAGAGCTTGAATTCGATAATCTTTTTCCGATTCAGGCCCAAGCGATAATCCCGTTGTTAAAAGGCAAAGATGTTATTGGGCAGGCTCAGACCGGAACGGGCAAGACTGCTGCTTTTGGAATTCCAATGGTTGAATGCCTGAACCCGAGGCTTAACAGTGTTCAAGGCCTGGTCTTAGAGCCAACGCGTGAACTCGCAGTACAGGTTGCTGAGCATGTAGGCAGATTTGGTAAGTATGCAGCATTTAAAGTCTTACCCATCTATGGAGGAGCATCTATTCAAAGGCAAATATCAGCATTGGAAAAAGGTGTCCACATTGTTGTGGGTACGCCAGGTCGCGTAATCGACCATCTGAAACGAGGAACATTAAATCTGGCGTCAGTAAAAATTGTCGTTCTCGACGAAGCTGATAGAATGCTTGATATGGGATTCATAGATGACGTGGAATATATACTCTCGAAAGTGCCAGCTCAGAGGCAAACAAGTCTCTTTTCGGCAACAATAGACCAGTCAGTAATGAGATTGTGCAACAGATACATGAAGAACCCTGAAAAGATACTAGTAAGCAAAGACGAGATAGCTCTTACACAGATAGACCAGTATTACATGGTTGTAAACCCTGCGAACAAGTTTGGAATCTTACTGGATATTTTAGACACAAACCACATAGAACGAGCCATAATATTCTGCAGAACGCGTAATTTCACAACTATGCTGTCAGATAGACTGACGGAGCGGGGATATGACGCAAAACCTCTACACGCTGGTTTCACTCAACGGCAGAGAGAATTCGTCATCAATCTATTCAGAAAAGGCAAGCTAAAATTGCTTATTGCAACTGATGTTGCTGCAAGAGGCTTAGATATCCATGGAATAACACACATAATAAACTACGACGTTCCAGTGGATGCGCTGGTTTATTTTCACCGAATCGGACGAACGGCAAGGATGGGACTCGAAGGAACAGCAATAACACTTGTCAGTTATGGAGAACTTACACAGTTCAATAGCATAAAAGCTCTAACCAAAACTGCGATAAAAGAATCAGAAACACCCACCCAATTGTTGTGA
- a CDS encoding MFS transporter, whose translation MRGNLLTLIISWLFVFFTFSMTFSFESPFFRELGAPPVVIGLMGSVGALVLGLVRIPGAYIADKYGRRQIIVTMTFVITFSFIFYVFAPDWRFILIGMIISNLSLIYQPALDAILADSIPSEKRGMGYAAVNVIPNIPAIFAPAVAGFLVETYGIIPGMRIVYTVVVVCMLAAAFVRLFFLRETLE comes from the coding sequence ATGCGAGGGAACTTGCTTACTCTAATTATCAGCTGGCTCTTTGTTTTTTTCACGTTCTCGATGACTTTCTCTTTTGAGTCCCCATTTTTTAGAGAACTAGGAGCACCCCCAGTGGTCATTGGTTTGATGGGTTCTGTTGGAGCTCTGGTGTTGGGACTAGTTCGGATTCCCGGAGCCTACATTGCTGACAAGTATGGCAGAAGGCAGATAATTGTAACGATGACTTTTGTCATCACTTTTTCCTTTATCTTCTACGTATTCGCACCAGACTGGAGATTTATCCTCATTGGAATGATCATTTCCAACCTTAGCTTGATTTACCAACCTGCCCTAGATGCTATATTAGCGGACTCCATTCCTTCTGAAAAGCGTGGAATGGGATACGCGGCGGTTAACGTGATCCCCAACATACCAGCCATATTTGCACCAGCAGTAGCAGGCTTCTTGGTGGAAACTTACGGCATTATCCCAGGCATGCGAATAGTCTACACAGTGGTTGTCGTCTGCATGTTGGCTGCAGCCTTTGTTAGGCTGTTTTTTCTTCGAGAAACCCTTGAGTAG
- the fdhD gene encoding formate dehydrogenase accessory sulfurtransferase FdhD, translating to MDANTKTIIVSRFDLSNGEVQKREDTVAIEDSLHVFLGAVHLVSILCSPTFLKELVVGHLLSEGIVQSVDHIVDIRFDGEHRCSVTLQKTGVETHNIISQSFSRLVVSACGTMGYNSLSELLTRIELKHLSSWQINASIVKECVCKLNKLANAFRKTGGVHAAALFRPNGELIVLAEDVGRHNAVDKVIGAGSLSGENLESCFLALSGRMTGDIVLKAARVGIPIVSSLAAAIDSGVKLAEKTGVTIVGFVRGKRMNVYTHPERIKI from the coding sequence ATGGATGCAAATACAAAAACCATTATTGTTTCAAGGTTTGATTTGTCCAACGGAGAGGTTCAGAAGCGAGAGGATACTGTGGCCATAGAGGATTCATTACATGTATTTCTTGGAGCTGTTCATTTAGTATCTATTCTTTGTTCACCAACTTTTTTGAAAGAGTTGGTTGTGGGTCACCTACTGAGTGAAGGGATAGTTCAGTCGGTTGATCACATCGTTGATATTCGTTTTGATGGAGAGCATCGATGTAGTGTAACGTTGCAGAAGACAGGCGTTGAGACTCATAACATCATTTCTCAGTCTTTTTCCAGGTTGGTCGTCTCAGCATGTGGAACTATGGGCTACAATTCGCTCTCAGAACTTCTTACTAGGATTGAATTGAAACATTTGTCCTCTTGGCAGATCAATGCGAGTATAGTCAAGGAATGTGTTTGTAAGTTGAATAAGTTGGCTAATGCTTTTAGGAAGACAGGGGGAGTACATGCCGCGGCATTGTTTAGGCCTAATGGGGAGTTGATTGTGTTAGCTGAGGATGTTGGACGCCATAATGCAGTCGATAAGGTTATTGGTGCAGGGTCGTTGAGTGGTGAGAACTTGGAAAGTTGCTTCTTGGCTTTGAGTGGTCGTATGACAGGGGATATTGTTTTGAAAGCTGCACGTGTGGGAATACCAATTGTGTCTTCTTTGGCTGCAGCAATTGATTCGGGGGTTAAACTAGCTGAGAAAACTGGCGTGACTATAGTGGGATTTGTGCGAGGGAAACGAATGAATGTTTATACTCATCCAGAGAGGATTAAAATCTGA
- a CDS encoding nitroreductase family protein → MKRNPVIQAMLDHKSIRKYTDEMPSDKVVKTIVRAGQQAPFASQYYSVLLSRNPGRNPYKAPLLFTICVDSHKFELIMAKRNWKLTTNDLALMLFGIQDAALMAENMVIAGRSLGLGSCFLGHAPYVADKIAEEYDLPKRVFPLVQLVMGYPSEDPPPRPRYPMEFTLFEDKYPRLDQDTVLRAMQQMDEGYLAQNYYRKLNAKIHLDNRKETFTYENYSWTEHICRKWGQWYPDPKALLEQFEKRGFYIIGKRPQHSSASAK, encoded by the coding sequence GTGAAGAGGAATCCTGTTATTCAGGCCATGCTTGATCACAAATCAATTCGAAAATATACCGATGAAATGCCTTCTGACAAAGTGGTAAAAACGATTGTCAGGGCAGGTCAACAGGCGCCTTTCGCTTCTCAGTATTACAGCGTGCTATTGTCTCGAAATCCGGGGCGTAACCCCTACAAGGCGCCGCTCCTATTTACGATATGTGTTGATTCGCATAAATTCGAACTCATTATGGCTAAAAGGAATTGGAAGTTGACCACCAACGATCTTGCACTAATGCTATTTGGAATTCAAGATGCAGCTCTAATGGCAGAGAACATGGTGATTGCGGGAAGAAGTCTTGGGCTTGGAAGTTGTTTCCTTGGACATGCACCATATGTAGCTGACAAAATCGCAGAAGAGTATGACCTGCCCAAGAGAGTGTTTCCTCTAGTACAACTAGTGATGGGCTATCCATCGGAAGACCCGCCACCGCGACCACGGTATCCTATGGAATTCACTCTTTTTGAGGATAAATATCCTAGGCTAGATCAAGACACGGTTCTAAGAGCCATGCAACAAATGGATGAAGGATATCTCGCTCAAAACTACTACCGAAAACTAAATGCTAAGATACACTTAGACAACCGCAAAGAAACATTCACCTACGAAAACTACAGTTGGACAGAGCACATCTGTAGGAAGTGGGGTCAATGGTATCCAGACCCAAAGGCTCTACTTGAGCAATTCGAAAAACGTGGATTCTATATTATCGGAAAAAGACCACAACATTCTTCTGCAAGCGCTAAATAA
- a CDS encoding haloacid dehalogenase-like hydrolase — MQSKLPLVIVSAGLDFVIKQFLELEGWNGFIKVYAPKTKCTADGIKLTFPQLFHNTSVNFKDDLVAHYKEQDKKVVYVGDGIADYDAARKADFPFAIKDSKLARVLKKNRIPHTEINEFKKVVETIVCASKKR; from the coding sequence TTGCAAAGCAAGTTGCCACTAGTCATAGTCAGCGCTGGCTTGGACTTTGTTATTAAACAATTCTTGGAACTAGAAGGCTGGAATGGCTTCATAAAGGTTTATGCTCCGAAGACAAAGTGCACAGCTGATGGAATCAAACTTACATTCCCCCAATTGTTCCACAACACATCTGTCAACTTCAAGGATGATCTAGTAGCACATTACAAAGAACAAGACAAAAAAGTGGTCTACGTAGGTGATGGAATTGCAGATTACGATGCGGCTAGAAAAGCCGATTTCCCGTTCGCAATTAAGGATTCCAAGTTAGCCAGAGTATTGAAGAAAAATAGGATCCCACACACAGAAATAAACGAGTTCAAGAAAGTTGTGGAAACTATTGTATGCGCATCAAAGAAAAGATAG
- a CDS encoding CBS domain-containing protein, translating into MLKVRDMMVKNVVTAKGKISVEIAIEMLYKKHVGSIVVTDDEGKCVGIFTERDAIRIMAQKTPLNTPLKKVMTKNIITIREGATFEEARRVITTYGIRHLPVIDQKEKLVGMLAIRSFLDELFGISPLKSS; encoded by the coding sequence ATGTTGAAGGTTCGAGACATGATGGTCAAAAATGTGGTAACGGCGAAAGGAAAGATCTCTGTAGAAATTGCCATTGAGATGCTCTATAAAAAACATGTAGGATCAATAGTGGTGACTGATGACGAAGGAAAGTGTGTAGGGATATTTACAGAGCGGGATGCTATTAGAATTATGGCCCAAAAAACCCCTCTAAACACGCCTCTAAAGAAGGTCATGACGAAAAACATCATAACTATTCGGGAGGGTGCTACGTTCGAAGAGGCAAGGAGGGTTATAACGACGTATGGAATAAGACATCTACCAGTAATAGACCAGAAAGAAAAATTAGTGGGAATGTTGGCAATTAGAAGCTTCCTAGATGAACTTTTTGGAATATCGCCTCTAAAATCGAGTTAG
- a CDS encoding GNAT family N-acetyltransferase: protein MGHRCELGIATIKEYRRRGIATMAGTAVINYALLRGITDVGWHCWEDNKPSIAAAQKLGFTRRCEYPVYEVSLDRPKIIMT from the coding sequence GTGGGCCACCGCTGTGAATTAGGCATCGCTACAATTAAAGAATATAGAAGGAGAGGAATAGCCACAATGGCAGGAACAGCTGTTATTAACTATGCACTGCTTCGTGGAATCACTGATGTTGGATGGCACTGTTGGGAGGATAACAAACCTTCTATCGCTGCTGCTCAAAAGCTAGGCTTTACAAGAAGATGTGAGTATCCCGTTTATGAAGTCTCTTTAGATCGCCCTAAGATAATCATGACCTAA
- a CDS encoding glycosidase has translation MKRFQGNPILEPVATHAWESYRVFNAAAFYIDKRVHILYRAMGNDGVSRIGYAVSTDGYHIGERSPSPVFEPTNITEKDGCEDPRITLLGERYVMTYTALYRHNQQCVHQVSITSINIEDFLNKKWKWGDRRLPFPGILNKDAVIFPRRINGQYVLFHRIEPNICAAYSVDLHRWCDIKAVIKPRPKTWDCWKVGAAGPPIELNEGWLFIYHGVNFNSVYSLGATLLDKDNPEIVLYRSEKTILTPIEDYERFGKVPNVVFSCGNVMIDNQLLIYYGGADDVLCVATYDLSELLPKK, from the coding sequence ATGAAGCGTTTTCAAGGCAATCCAATTCTCGAACCAGTGGCGACGCATGCTTGGGAATCTTATAGAGTATTTAACGCTGCAGCTTTTTATATAGATAAACGAGTTCACATTCTATATCGCGCCATGGGCAATGACGGTGTTTCTCGTATTGGTTATGCCGTTTCAACAGATGGTTATCATATCGGTGAACGTTCCCCGTCTCCTGTTTTTGAACCAACAAACATTACAGAAAAAGATGGCTGTGAGGATCCTCGGATAACTCTTCTCGGTGAAAGATATGTTATGACCTACACAGCGCTATATAGACATAATCAGCAATGCGTGCATCAAGTCTCCATAACTTCAATCAACATTGAGGATTTTCTCAATAAGAAATGGAAATGGGGGGATAGACGGCTACCTTTTCCAGGCATTCTTAATAAAGATGCCGTGATTTTTCCTAGGAGAATTAATGGGCAATATGTTCTTTTTCATCGCATCGAACCGAATATTTGTGCAGCCTATTCCGTTGATCTCCATCGGTGGTGTGATATAAAGGCTGTAATCAAGCCTAGACCGAAAACTTGGGATTGTTGGAAAGTTGGCGCGGCTGGCCCACCAATAGAGCTTAACGAAGGTTGGCTCTTCATTTACCACGGAGTGAATTTTAACAGTGTGTATTCTCTTGGCGCTACACTACTTGACAAGGATAACCCGGAAATAGTTCTTTACCGTTCCGAAAAGACAATATTGACTCCTATCGAGGACTATGAACGTTTTGGTAAAGTGCCCAACGTTGTCTTTAGCTGTGGAAATGTTATGATAGACAATCAACTTCTCATCTACTATGGGGGTGCCGACGACGTTCTGTGCGTTGCCACCTACGACCTTAGTGAGCTACTGCCCAAAAAATAA
- a CDS encoding DNA-directed RNA polymerase — protein MHKAVCADCGQECEVPFKPDGSRPVYCRECYSKRRPPRRSRRY, from the coding sequence ATGCACAAGGCCGTATGCGCCGATTGTGGTCAAGAATGTGAGGTTCCCTTCAAACCTGACGGAAGCAGACCCGTATATTGCCGAGAATGCTATTCCAAACGAAGACCCCCGAGAAGATCGAGAAGATATTAA
- a CDS encoding glycosyltransferase family 4 protein, whose amino-acid sequence MQKPSSLNVEKKRMVYVSTYPPRECGIANFTKDLINAIDQLQEYRSSVVITINEKGAIYNYEKRVKFQIERDSIENYVQAARYINLSKIDLVNLQHEFGLFGGDWGEYINSFLENLQKPIVTTLHTILPNFGSTARTVLENIAHYSSSIIVMTRTALQLLRNYNIKPKKINVIPHGCPDVPFVTSEKSKTSLGLRSKIVLSTFGLINRGKGIQYAIRALSSLVKKEPKILYLVIGETHPEVRRIEGERYRKRLMRLVDELKLGKHVRFYNRFLSKRELIRYLQATDIYITPYVDRNQISSGTLAYALGTGKAIISTPYLHAEEALADGRGLICKFRNPASIAECINRLLEDPELRLSLKRKTYAYSRNFIWPKVAEKHAKLFNRFLKG is encoded by the coding sequence ATGCAGAAACCCTCCTCTTTAAATGTTGAGAAAAAAAGGATGGTTTATGTAAGCACTTATCCGCCGCGAGAATGTGGTATAGCAAACTTCACGAAAGATCTAATCAATGCTATAGATCAGCTTCAGGAGTATAGATCATCAGTGGTGATCACAATAAATGAGAAGGGCGCAATTTACAACTACGAAAAGAGAGTTAAATTTCAAATTGAACGAGACTCTATTGAAAATTACGTCCAAGCCGCTCGTTACATCAATCTATCCAAAATTGATTTAGTAAATCTCCAACATGAATTCGGTCTTTTTGGAGGCGACTGGGGAGAATACATTAATTCATTTTTAGAGAATCTTCAAAAACCAATAGTAACTACACTCCACACTATCCTACCAAACTTTGGATCGACTGCTCGAACAGTTTTGGAAAACATTGCACACTATAGTTCGTCAATAATCGTCATGACGAGAACAGCTCTGCAACTATTAAGAAATTACAATATTAAACCTAAAAAAATCAACGTTATCCCGCATGGTTGTCCTGATGTTCCATTTGTTACCAGTGAAAAGTCTAAAACTTCTCTTGGTTTAAGAAGCAAGATAGTTTTGTCTACTTTTGGATTGATAAACAGGGGGAAAGGTATTCAATATGCCATTCGAGCACTCTCTTCCCTCGTCAAGAAAGAACCAAAGATTCTTTACCTCGTAATTGGAGAGACTCATCCGGAAGTGAGGAGAATTGAGGGCGAGCGTTATCGGAAGAGGCTGATGAGGTTGGTTGATGAACTCAAATTGGGGAAACATGTACGGTTCTACAATCGTTTTCTCTCTAAACGGGAACTAATTAGGTATCTCCAAGCAACAGACATCTACATCACTCCATACGTCGATCGGAATCAGATCAGCAGTGGAACGCTTGCCTATGCCTTAGGAACTGGTAAGGCTATTATATCAACCCCGTACCTTCACGCTGAAGAGGCTTTGGCAGATGGACGAGGATTAATATGTAAGTTTAGAAACCCTGCTTCAATCGCTGAATGCATAAATAGACTTCTAGAAGATCCGGAACTAAGGCTTAGCCTGAAGAGAAAAACGTATGCTTATAGTAGAAACTTTATTTGGCCAAAGGTTGCAGAAAAACATGCCAAGTTGTTCAATCGTTTTCTTAAAGGCTAA
- a CDS encoding YHS domain-containing protein: MPRDPVCGAVLDEKTAKFKITYDGETYHFCSITCKKRFKRRPVKFMR, from the coding sequence ATGCCTAGAGATCCAGTTTGTGGCGCCGTTCTGGACGAGAAGACAGCCAAGTTCAAGATCACATACGATGGCGAGACCTATCATTTTTGCAGCATAACCTGCAAGAAGAGATTCAAAAGGCGCCCAGTGAAGTTCATGAGGTAG
- a CDS encoding glycosyltransferase gives MNIKLPIKLDRLKALTDDTGILQHTKYSIPNRKEGYTTDDNARALVACIKFLQFHNNSDVSKLATTYLSFLFHMQRPDGKFHNLLSYSRNFLDDVGSEDSMGRSLWACGYTILTNLPKGIETISKEIFDKGFRHAPNFKSLRAKAFTILGLCYYYEAFPHDPNLSKNIVSLTEQLLDSYQQVSSSDWCWFEPYLTYVNARLSQALFLAYGIIGDERYLQTAKKSFDFLVKVQVIDEKIIPIGNKGWYKKGGKRALYDQQPIEASCMVEAALAAFRVTGDEKYQRIAHIAFGWFLGKNSQDVMVYNPKTGGCYDGITPEGVNLNQGAEATVSYLQARLELNASK, from the coding sequence ATGAATATTAAGCTACCTATCAAACTAGATCGTCTTAAAGCACTGACAGATGATACGGGTATTCTTCAGCATACTAAATATTCGATTCCCAACAGAAAGGAAGGCTATACTACAGATGATAATGCGCGTGCGCTAGTCGCGTGCATAAAATTCCTTCAGTTTCATAATAATTCTGATGTAAGTAAGCTAGCTACTACATATTTGAGTTTCTTATTTCATATGCAAAGACCTGACGGTAAATTTCACAATCTATTAAGCTATAGTCGTAATTTCCTTGATGATGTGGGGTCAGAAGACTCCATGGGACGATCGCTATGGGCTTGCGGATATACTATTTTGACTAATCTTCCGAAAGGTATTGAAACTATATCAAAGGAGATTTTTGACAAAGGCTTTCGACACGCACCTAACTTTAAGAGTCTTAGAGCTAAAGCCTTCACAATTCTGGGTCTCTGCTACTATTATGAGGCTTTCCCGCATGACCCCAATCTTTCCAAAAACATTGTGTCATTGACGGAGCAATTGTTGGACAGTTATCAGCAAGTATCTTCTTCTGATTGGTGTTGGTTTGAACCTTATCTTACATATGTTAATGCGCGTTTATCGCAAGCTCTTTTTTTGGCCTACGGCATCATTGGAGATGAAAGATACCTCCAGACAGCGAAGAAATCCTTTGACTTTCTTGTTAAAGTTCAGGTAATTGATGAGAAAATCATTCCAATCGGAAACAAAGGATGGTATAAGAAGGGTGGCAAAAGAGCCCTATATGACCAACAACCAATCGAAGCATCATGCATGGTAGAAGCAGCACTAGCCGCCTTTCGCGTGACTGGCGATGAGAAATATCAAAGAATAGCCCATATCGCTTTTGGTTGGTTTTTAGGGAAGAACTCTCAGGACGTGATGGTTTACAATCCGAAAACAGGTGGTTGTTATGACGGAATAACGCCCGAAGGAGTGAATCTAAACCAAGGTGCTGAAGCTACGGTGTCTTATCTTCAAGCTCGCTTGGAACTTAATGCATCGAAATGA
- a CDS encoding glycosidase yields MKLKRYENNPILEPGENWWESIAVFNPAAFYWNGIVYLLYRAVGEYERYVSRIGCATSQDGFNFERLDNPVFEPVEEYEKEGVEDPRTVILENKLYMTYVAHSRRSGPPRALFPRLGISGEKARVILSERGTPRISLASLDDLSSLDELHSLPRRLRRHGCITPSGVYERDTVLFPKRINGKYVMLHRPRDWVGPDYGTDHPSIWIAYSENLKDWYAHKIVMRPERGWEAEKIGTGPPPIETEKGWLLIYHGVSADHKYRAGAALLNLHDPSKVIGRLPQPILEPEEDYEKVGDVPNVVFPEGAVVLEDRLFIYYGAADKVCCVATGGVSHILAIF; encoded by the coding sequence GTGAAATTGAAACGTTACGAGAATAACCCCATTTTAGAACCCGGAGAGAACTGGTGGGAATCTATAGCGGTTTTCAATCCCGCCGCCTTCTATTGGAATGGCATAGTCTATCTGCTTTATCGCGCGGTTGGGGAATACGAGAGATATGTTTCTAGGATCGGCTGTGCAACAAGTCAGGATGGTTTCAATTTTGAACGATTAGATAATCCAGTCTTTGAGCCTGTAGAAGAGTATGAAAAGGAGGGGGTTGAGGACCCTCGAACCGTTATACTTGAGAACAAGCTTTACATGACGTATGTTGCTCACTCCAGGCGAAGCGGTCCTCCGAGAGCCCTTTTTCCCAGGTTAGGCATATCCGGTGAGAAAGCCCGTGTCATTCTTTCTGAAAGGGGCACACCTCGCATATCTTTAGCTTCATTAGACGATCTATCCTCTTTGGATGAGCTACATAGTCTACCTCGCCGTTTGCGAAGACATGGCTGCATTACTCCTTCTGGAGTTTATGAAAGGGATACTGTGCTTTTTCCTAAAAGAATTAATGGCAAGTATGTGATGCTCCATAGGCCTCGTGACTGGGTAGGTCCTGATTACGGCACAGACCACCCAAGCATTTGGATTGCCTATTCTGAAAACCTCAAAGACTGGTATGCCCACAAAATCGTGATGAGGCCGGAAAGGGGGTGGGAGGCAGAAAAGATAGGCACTGGGCCGCCGCCGATAGAGACCGAGAAAGGGTGGCTCTTGATCTATCACGGGGTTAGCGCTGACCATAAGTACAGAGCAGGCGCTGCATTGTTGAACCTGCACGATCCTTCAAAGGTTATTGGTCGTTTGCCACAGCCAATCCTGGAACCAGAGGAAGACTATGAAAAAGTTGGCGACGTTCCCAACGTGGTATTCCCTGAAGGGGCGGTAGTGCTTGAGGATAGACTCTTCATCTATTATGGCGCGGCTGACAAAGTTTGTTGCGTTGCCACTGGAGGAGTTAGTCATATTCTAGCTATTTTCTGA